The following is a genomic window from Bacteroidia bacterium.
GCATTTACGAATCGCAGAACAAATTGTACGATGGCGCATACGCCTTTCTGGCGTTGGACGATGCGCGGCGTTTGTTCCGCATGTCCGGCGGCATCAGCGGCTATGAGCTGCGACTAGACGACATCGGCGACAGCGAGGATGTGCGAGACGAGCTGCGCGCCTCCATCGGCGAGGGCTGGAATGTGCTCACGTGGTACGATCTGCACCGCGACCTGTACTCGGTCATGACCATCGAGCGATGGAGCGCGTTCATTCTGCTCGCCATCATCATCGCGGTGGCGGTGTTCAACATTCTCGCATCGCTGACCATGCTGGTGCTGGAAAAAAAGCGCGACATCGGCATCATGCGCACGATGGGTTTGTCCTCGCGTCGCATTCAGCGGATATTCCTGCTGCAGGGCGTGTGGACGGGCCTCATCGGCGTGCTGGCGGGCATGTTCATCGGATTGCTGCTGACCTGGCTGCAGGCGGAGTTCGGTCTCGTTGCGCTGGATGCCGCGTTCATTATTCCGGCCATTCCCGTCGAACTGAAGCTGTCGGACATCGTACTGATTGCCGTGGCGACTTTCGGACTGACCTTGCTTGCGGCGTGGTTTCCCGCCCGACGCGCGGGCAGGGTGGAGATCATCGACGCGGTGCGGTGGGAATAAAGTAGGAACATTCATGCAAACATTTCGTCAAAACACAATTCTTGGCGTCGGTTCTCCGGAACCGCGCCGCGCCGCAACAGAAGGGGACGGACTATGAGCAGCGATATCGTCATCGTTCAGGACGTGCACAAATCCTACGCTTCCGGCAGCACGACGCATCATGTACTGCGCGGTGCATCGCTCAACGTCCCCGAAGGAAGCGTCGCGGCCATTGTCGGCGCTTCGGGTGCCGGCAAGAGCACGCTGCTGCACATCATCGGAGCTCTGGACAGGCCTTCAAGCGGCGGAGTGCTGCTCGACGGAGAGAACATGTTCGCGCTTGACGATGCGTCGCTCGCCGCGTTCCGCAACAGGAGCATGGGCTTCGTGTTTCAGTTTCATCATCTGCTGCCCGAGTTCAGCGCACGCGAAAATATCGCCATTCCCTGCATGATCGCCGGTATGGCTCAATCCGCCGCTCTCAAACGCGCGGACGAACTGCTGGAAACCGTGCATGTTGCGCATCGCAAGGAGGCGCGGCCCTCGGAGCTTTCCGGAGGCGAGCAGCAGCGCGTGGCGGTGGCCCGGGCGCTTGCCAACAAGCCGCGCGTGATTCTCGCGGACGAACCATCCGGCAATCTCGACGAGGAAAACGCCGACATGCTGCATGAATTGCTGTGGACGCTGGCCCGCGAGCAGGGTCAGACCTTTGTTATCGTGACGCACGACAGCGGACTGGCCGCCAGGGCCGACGCGACGTGGCGGTTGCATGAGGGGCGGTTGTTGTGAGGGCGGCTGTAGCAGCTTGACATTTGACAATCGAGAAAGAACGAACTACTTTTGCTGCATCGAGTGTTCCTTGCCGTCCATTTTGCCAGCGTTTTCACCAAGAGCGCAGTATTTCCAGAACTGGCCGGAAAGGTGGCAACATTCTGGAGGTGATTCATGATGTATGCACGTTTGTTGAGTATTCTCCTGACTTTGATTTTTGCTTCTGGTTGCGAACATCACCCTTCGGCATTTGAACCTTACTACGGGGGGTATACAACTTTGGAGTCTGCACTGGAGAACGCCTCATCAGCACAAGAGCTTAAGCTAAGTGCAATCGGCGACTCTCTTTCACCCGAGATCGGGCGATTGCAAAAGCTCTGGTATCTTGAAATTCGAGATAGTCCGATTCGGTTTTTGCCGGAAGCGATCAGCATGATGAACTCGTTAACCCATTTTGAGATGCATAACACCCAACTGGAAAGTTTTCCACCTCAAATTTGGAGGAATAAAAATATACTCAATTTGTACATAGATTCGTGCGGGATTTCCTTTATTCCGGATAGCCTGGAAAGTTCCAGTATTACCTGGTTAGCTCTTCATGATTGCAATATTGATTCGATTCCCGCTTGGATGATGCATTGGGAGCAACTCCATAAATTGGGGTTAAGCTCGAACAATATTAAAAACTTCAATGTGGATGAATTTTCTTATAACGACCTTTCTCAATTGAGTCTACAGTACAATCAACTTAGGGCATTCGAAACTGCATCGAACAGCTTCAAGTCATTGTATTCCTTGGATCTTGGAAATAATGAGTTGGAGGAGTTTAATGTCGCATCCGGATCGCTGTCAGAACTGAAATACTTATCCCTTCACTACAACAACCTTACAGACTTCCGTGTAACCGCAAGCGCCCTTCCAAAATTAGTACATCTTGGACTTGTCGGAAATCCAATCCCGCCCTCGTCGAGAGACAGAATCCGGCTATCCTTCCCAAATGCGGTGGTTTCTTTTTAGATTTACTGTGATGTACGACTCACAACCATAATTATGAGGCATGATTGAGAAAACATCTTCTTTTCGATTGCGTGGATCTGGGCACAACACGAGCATAGCATAATTCTACTGTGTTATAAAAATATTTCGTATATTGCGGCATCGAGAATACTCACGGTGCTCCGATGCCTTCACCTTCGACACCCGAACAACGCTTTGATGCGTACATGAACCTGCTCACCGGAGTCATCGGACATGCGGATCGAGCGATTCCGTTGCGAAATTATTGCAGCGGGTTGCTCTTGCCCGGCGAACGCAAGAGCGTCGAGCCGATGGCAGCGCGCATTGATCCGGAACATGTACCCCACCAACACCAGTCGATGCACCATTTTATCGCCGAAGCCCCATGGAGCGATGACGCCGTCATGGAGGCGGTCCGAGACTATACTCTTCCAGCCATCGAGACGATGGAGCCGATTCAGGCATGGATCGTCGACGACACCGGACTGTCGAAAAAAGGCAAGTACTCGGTGGGTGTCGCCAGACAGTACTGCGGGCGGCTTGGCAAGCAGGACAACTGTCAGGTCTTGGTAACCGTGTCCGTCGCGCACTCGCAAGCGAGCCTTCCGGTCGCGTTTCGTCTGTATTTGCCGGATTCCTGGGCGAGTGATCCTGAGCGACGACTCAAGTGCGGCGTCCCGGAAGAGCTTTGGTTTCAGACGAAACCGACGATCGCGATGAGTTTGCTTGAAAAACTTGTCGATACCGACATTCCGCGCGGCGTGCTGCTCGCCGACGCCGGCTACGGAAACGATAGTCTGTTTCGTTATCAGCTCAGTGCGTTGGGTCTGCGCTACGCGGTGGGCGTTCAGTCGTCGACGACGGTATCGGTGCGCGGTACGGCCAACGACCTCGGGCAAGGCATGCGAGACGTGGTTGTATCGGTTCTGGATCTGGCGGTTTCCGTCGGGGAAAGCGCTTTTGAGGAAGTACGTTGGCGTGAAGGCAGTTCGGCCGTGCTCGCATCGCGGTTCTGGGCGGTACGCGTCGTCAGCGCGCACCACGTTCTAGAGCGCGGAGGGCCGGCAGCGGAGGAATGGCTCCTTGTCGAATGGCCGGACGGCGCCGTCGAGCCGACGAAATTCTGGTTGGCGACGCTTCCCGAGGGCAGCACCTTGCGGCAATTGGTCCATATTGTGATGATGCGATGGCGTATCGAACGGGATTATGAGGAATTGAAAAGCGAGATCGGACTCAACCATTTCGAAGGGAGGGGGTGGCGGGGGTTCCACCATCACGCGACCATGTGTATCGCGGCATACGCGTTTCTGGTCGCTGAACGCGGCCTTTTCCCCCCAGAAGAAGAATCCCGATGGAATCCGTTCCGGGCGCCTGTCCTACCCGCAAATTACCGACCACGGGGAGCCGCCCGTACAGTGGTAGCGACACGTTGAATCTTCCATCGCGACAATGCGGGCAAGGATTATCGCGGTGCTTGTGCAGCGGCTCCCATGCTGTCCGGTGTGCAAGCGAAGAAAAGATCGCCACGCCGATGGCTCTCATGTACATGGACCATGATGTATGTAACATAGTAGGAATAAGAGATTGAAATAAAATGTTTCAGTCTGCGGTTATCCTATTGAAAGAGAGCCGGAAAATTGCTATTATGGGCTTTTATGAACGTCAGTACCAGCGTGTTGAGTCGCTGAAGTTATCCTTCAAACTAAATGAAATTGATCAATTTTCGTGATACAACTCTGAAGGTGATGGTATGAACGATTTAGAAAATCCCAACTGCTGTGGTCCAAGCATAATCACAAGTTGGTACGATTTGCAAAAAATGAGTCCCGTTGATCCATTGGGGATTCTTGAAAATGCCATTTTGGATTCGACTGTGGGGCAGTTCGAATTCAGTACAACTTATATCGAACCAGGTACATGGACGCCAACCCCACTCACCATCTCGAATGAGCCTTTAGTTACAGCACTGGAATCGGACAATCAACTTAAGGTCGCCGATGCGAATATGTGGATGTTTAATCATAAACGATGGAATTCAAGCTCCGCGCTTGCAATTCCTTTGCGAAAAATACTCTTCCTGAGAGGAGTGCATGAGTGGCGGAATCGTTTGTATATCGATTTCGGAGGTACGCCTATCACAGCTGTCCAATTGTCGCTAATCACGAATGCCGCGACAAGGGGAGATCGACAAGGGACTACACCAGTGATTAGCTGGGCGGGCCTAAGTCTAACGGATGAACATACAATTGATCTTGTCTTCAGAACCTTTGGACAATTTGATATAGGAATATGGACATACGATGGAACGAATCATTCTATCTTCGAGTTGAAAATTATTGTTATGCCTTGATGCATCAATATGCATAATGACATGGAGGATGAGAATTCTTGCATAGTATGATTAAATAAATACTCAGAGCGAGCAAAATGGCAGCTATAAAGTGCTATAAGATAGGTACAGAACGTGAATGTACAAAGTGGATATATGAAACTGAATTCGCTACAGTGTTGACGGATCCTAAGCGGAAATTTGGTGTTTATCCGCCCATATACTGTTTAAAAGGAATCGATGGTGATGCCTCTGAGGAGGAAGTTATTCTAAACATTAAACGTTTGAAAAGCTTAGGATTCTCATACGTAGGCTTGGGATTAGAAGAATATTATGATTATAATCGAAACACCGTAACGAGTCTGGGTAAAGCATTAGAAAAGGCTGGGTATGAGACCGAGAATCTACAGCTTCACACTCATTGTGGTTCGCACGATATACGCGAAATTTGGAAAGTAAAAGGTGCCGTAAATATTCTACCACCTGGTCGACATTTTGATAGTATCTATATTGATGAACCATTGCGAAATAAAAACCAATGTAACCTAGATATTGTAGCAGTGCGAGCATTCGCAAATGAAGTATATAAGCTCGGTGAGAAATTTATTACGAGCGATTTTTATCTAGGTATCGGATCTGATCCCACTAATTTTGATGATCTTTCCAGCTTTTCAGATGGCCTTGCATATTCTAGATATACCAGAAATTGGGGATCCGAGGAACTGACGTCGGACTTTGCTAGATTATTGATTAATCCATTGAGCCTTCCTGGTACATTATTGTATCGCTTTTGCTATTCGAATCCAAAGGCATGTCTCCAGATTCATGATTGGTATCAATGGAGGGCGGATTTCAAAGATAAGAATCTAACAGGATGGATTAATGTCGCTTGTCACCCAGATCACTATACATGGCATACGCCTTGTAACAAGGATTATTTTGATACCTTGCTCTGTGAGGCACGTAAAATAGGTTTGGACAACGTTATGTTGTTTGGGGCTTATGATATTGACGTAGAGATTGCGCACCAGATTAGAAGCATGTTTCTACCTAGGCCAATTGGATCGTTCCCCGATCCTGAGATAAGTAAGTATTTACCTGAAATTCTAGTTTGCCTCCAAAAATTGAAAATGACACCTTGGGGATTGCTTGATGAATTCGCAGATGGAGTTTATAATGCCAACGTATTGCACGACAATTGCAGTGCATATAGGAAGCTGATTTGTGACGTATTTTGGAGAAGAGCCCAACAATATTCCGCAGCAGCTACTAGATGTGGATGGATTAAATCTACTTCTATCTCAACGGGAAAGGTAATAAAAACGTTGTATTGCATAAGCAGTGGCGGAGAAATTACTAACGGTAAAGAGATTATTGACTGTGCAAACTGCACTGAATGGTCCGAAATGAAGCCGAATATCACTGTTTGCGGCGTTTCTAAAAGGAAACCTGAAATAAACGACAAAGAATAGGTAATAAATTATGTTTAAATTATCGACAAGAAAAAAAATTTATATTGCATATTGCGTATATAAGATTCTGAGATTGTTTGGGGTCAAAAGACATAGAATTAAAGCAGTCAATGGTGTAAGATACAGTCTGGATTTGGCTGAAGGGATTGATTTATCGATATTCCTTTTTGGTGCTTTCCAGAAACATGTGTTGATAAATTCACTTGAGAGAGATGAAGAGCCGACATCGATAATTGACATTGGGGCTAATTCCGGAACAGTTAGTTTGTACTACGCCAACGAATATAATAATGCACGTATATATTCTTTTGAACCATCGACGTACGCACTGCAAAAATTTTCGAGGAACTTGGAATTAAATCCATCGCTGTCGAACCGCATCGTAGTTATCAAGGCTTTCGTTGGGGAAAATCAACAAAATGACTCCGGTTTTATCAGTTATGCTAGCTGGCCAGTTGATAGATTGGGTGGGAATCGACATCCCATACATATGGGGCAATCGTCTGAGGCTACAGATGATTATACCTCGATAGACAAATATTGTTCAGATAACTTAGTAACTAATACTCGCCTAATCAAAATCGATACCGACGGTTATGAGTATGAGGTTATCAGAGGAGCGTTAAATACAATAAAGGAAAATCGTCCAGTCATTATTTTCGAACTGTCGCTCTACGAACTTGAACGTCGAAATATAGATTTCAATGCACTTGTTGAGCCGCTGAAATCGCTGAATTACACTCTTGTAGATGCAAAAACAAGAAAGGAAATAAACAACGAGAATGTCAAGGGGTATGTCTCCAAGGGCGGTACAATTGATGTTTTAGCAACACCCATCTAATTCTACTGTGTTATAAAAATATTTCGTATATTGCGGCATCGAGAATACTCACGGAGCTCCGATGCCTTCACCTTCGACGCCCGAACAACGCTTTGATGCGTACATGAACCTGCTCACAGGAGTTATCGGACATGCGGATCGAGCGATTCCGTTGCGAAATTATTGCAGCGGATTGGTCTTGCCCGGCGAACGCAAGAGCGTCGAGCCGATGGCAGCCCGTATCGATCCGGAACATGTACCCCACCAACACCAGTCGATGCACCATTTTATCGCCGACGCCCCATGGAGCGATGACGCCGTCATGGAGGCGGTCCGAGACTATACTCTTCCAGCCATCGAGACGATGGAGCCGATTCAGGCATGGATCGTCGACGACACCGGGCTGCCGAAAAAAGGGAAGTACTCGGTAGATGTCGCCCGCCAGTACTGCGGGCGGCTTGGCAAGCAGGACAACTGTCAGGTCCTGGTAGCCGTGTCCGTCGCGCACTCGCAAGCGAGCCTTCCTGTCGCGTTTCGTCTGTATTTGCCGGAGTCCTGAGCGAGTGATCCTGAGCGACGACTCAAGTGCGGCGTCCCGGAACAGCTTTGGTTTCAGACGAAACCGACGATCGCGATGAGTTTGCTTGAAAAACTTGTCGATACCGACATCCCGCGCGGCGTGCTGCTCGCCGACGCCGGCTACGGAAACGATAGTCTGTTTCGCTATCAACTCAGTGCATTGGGTCTGCGCTACGCGGTGGGCGTTCAGTCGACGACGACGGTATCGGTGCGCGGTACAGCGAACGACCTCTGGCAAGGCATGCGAGACGTGGTTGTATCGGTTCTGGATCTGGCGGTTTCCGTCGGGGAACGTGCTTTTGAGGAAGTACGCTGGCGTGAAGGCAGTTCGGCCGTGCTGACATCGCGGTTCTGGGCGGTACGCGTCGTCAGTGCGCACCACGTTCCAGAGCGCGGAGGGCCGGCAGCGGAGGAATGGCTCCTTGTCGAATGGCCGGACGGCGCCGTCGAGCCGACGAAATTCTGGTTGGCGACGCTTCCCGAGGGCAGCACCTTGCGGCAATTGGTCCATATTGTGATGATGCGATGGCGTATCGAACGGGATTATGAGGAGTTGAAAAGCGAGATCGGACTCAACCATTTCGAAGGGAGGGGGTGGCGGGGGTTCCACCATCACGCGACCATGTGCATCGCGGCATACGCGTTTCTGGTCGCTGAACGCGGCCTTTTCCCCCCAGAAGAAGAATCCCGATGGAATCCGTTCCGGGCACCTGTCCTACCCGCAAATTACCGACCACGGGGAGCCGCCCGTACAGTGGTAGCGACACGTTGAATCTTCCATCGCGACAATGCGGGCAAGGATTATCGCGGTGCTTGTGCAGCGGCTCCCATGCTGTCCGGTGTGCAAGCGAAGAAAAGATCGCCACGCCGTTGACTCTCATGTGCATGGACCATGATGTTTATAACGCAGTAGAATTAACCGGCACAGCTATGAGTCTGCCCCTCAGGGCTGCTGTTAACGAATCAACGTGTGGCTCACACAGTACGGGAGGATCTCCGTTGCCCGTAGCTTTCGGGTTGGAAAGGTGCCTGGAATAAACTCCGTCGGGTTTCTTCGAGCGGGAGGATTATCCACAATCGGCGTCCATGGAGCATTATTCCGGTTCTCTCACGCGTGTCGCGGGATCCCGCTGTGCGCCGACGAATCATATCGACCACAAGCGCGACCACAATATCGCGCAACTACCTTCTTGCCAGCGTACTCCCTCGAATGAGTTTTCTCCCACGCCCTCGCCCGTCCCAGAACGGAGAAGACGTCTCACGCATCACTCCCATCGTTTCTCCTTACTCGCCGCGCAGACGAACCACTGTCGAAGATTCAGTGCCGACTACGTTTGGCATGCCCAAGGCGCTGAGTTGATGTTGGAGCATGCTATCGTCACCACAACCCGCATCGGCAAGCACAACGCCATGCGGGACGTTGGTATCGACGAGCGTGTCCAACAAGCTCATCGATTGCTTTGGAAGGGTCTGAAACCAGAGTTACTCGTATTCACCACAATTGCGCCGCCCTTCCGGACAACCCCAAGAATCGGTACGTGCAGACGAAACGCGACAGGATGACTCGCAAGGGTCATTTCCTGCGAGAAATTTCTTGTTGTACCATTGTTCCGGGACGTGTAGCGCGATATGTCCTGATTTTCGTAATATTCATGTTTGATTCTTTGTACCAACAACAATAAGTCGAGTGCATCGCATGGCCAAAGTACAGCAGAGGAAGCGCAAGGCGGCACAGCGGAAGAGCGTGTCCGAGGCAGAGCTTCCGCAGCGCATCAATTACATCATCCTGATCGCCGGCATCGGGATCAACATTCTCG
Proteins encoded in this region:
- a CDS encoding ABC transporter ATP-binding protein, which translates into the protein MSSDIVIVQDVHKSYASGSTTHHVLRGASLNVPEGSVAAIVGASGAGKSTLLHIIGALDRPSSGGVLLDGENMFALDDASLAAFRNRSMGFVFQFHHLLPEFSARENIAIPCMIAGMAQSAALKRADELLETVHVAHRKEARPSELSGGEQQRVAVARALANKPRVILADEPSGNLDEENADMLHELLWTLAREQGQTFVIVTHDSGLAARADATWRLHEGRLL
- a CDS encoding ABC transporter permease, encoding MSIERYIARRYLFGRKRFSFINIISLLATMGIMFGVASLIVVMSVFNGFNGLVTSILQDFDPHLKVERIPRSEGKGDGDVRTILASRDDVTGLSPFIQRKAMVMSRGAANFVWVKGVAPDSVRSTSRVDQKIVLGDFTLRERNGIVLGIALADKMRAMVGDTVVLYSPAGMESMLTQYVTPTVLRCRVTGIYESQNKLYDGAYAFLALDDARRLFRMSGGISGYELRLDDIGDSEDVRDELRASIGEGWNVLTWYDLHRDLYSVMTIERWSAFILLAIIIAVAVFNILASLTMLVLEKKRDIGIMRTMGLSSRRIQRIFLLQGVWTGLIGVLAGMFIGLLLTWLQAEFGLVALDAAFIIPAIPVELKLSDIVLIAVATFGLTLLAAWFPARRAGRVEIIDAVRWE
- a CDS encoding IS701 family transposase, giving the protein MPSPSTPEQRFDAYMNLLTGVIGHADRAIPLRNYCSGLLLPGERKSVEPMAARIDPEHVPHQHQSMHHFIAEAPWSDDAVMEAVRDYTLPAIETMEPIQAWIVDDTGLSKKGKYSVGVARQYCGRLGKQDNCQVLVTVSVAHSQASLPVAFRLYLPDSWASDPERRLKCGVPEELWFQTKPTIAMSLLEKLVDTDIPRGVLLADAGYGNDSLFRYQLSALGLRYAVGVQSSTTVSVRGTANDLGQGMRDVVVSVLDLAVSVGESAFEEVRWREGSSAVLASRFWAVRVVSAHHVLERGGPAAEEWLLVEWPDGAVEPTKFWLATLPEGSTLRQLVHIVMMRWRIERDYEELKSEIGLNHFEGRGWRGFHHHATMCIAAYAFLVAERGLFPPEEESRWNPFRAPVLPANYRPRGAARTVVATR
- a CDS encoding leucine-rich repeat domain-containing protein, whose protein sequence is MMYARLLSILLTLIFASGCEHHPSAFEPYYGGYTTLESALENASSAQELKLSAIGDSLSPEIGRLQKLWYLEIRDSPIRFLPEAISMMNSLTHFEMHNTQLESFPPQIWRNKNILNLYIDSCGISFIPDSLESSSITWLALHDCNIDSIPAWMMHWEQLHKLGLSSNNIKNFNVDEFSYNDLSQLSLQYNQLRAFETASNSFKSLYSLDLGNNELEEFNVASGSLSELKYLSLHYNNLTDFRVTASALPKLVHLGLVGNPIPPSSRDRIRLSFPNAVVSF
- a CDS encoding FkbM family methyltransferase, with product MFKLSTRKKIYIAYCVYKILRLFGVKRHRIKAVNGVRYSLDLAEGIDLSIFLFGAFQKHVLINSLERDEEPTSIIDIGANSGTVSLYYANEYNNARIYSFEPSTYALQKFSRNLELNPSLSNRIVVIKAFVGENQQNDSGFISYASWPVDRLGGNRHPIHMGQSSEATDDYTSIDKYCSDNLVTNTRLIKIDTDGYEYEVIRGALNTIKENRPVIIFELSLYELERRNIDFNALVEPLKSLNYTLVDAKTRKEINNENVKGYVSKGGTIDVLATPI